One Chitinophaga sp. H8 DNA window includes the following coding sequences:
- a CDS encoding alpha-2-macroglobulin family protein, with amino-acid sequence MRYFISILTLILIISTTSVMAQSKYDAQWKKVAALEEEGLPKSALEIVNSIYTSAVKDKQAAQQLKALIYQLKYRDVTEDSATLQNLQEMDKQINMASGPSKAILQSMKAELMQRYLNGNRYKLYNRTAVADDAGTDITTWSLPRLQQEISTAYEASLSNVSELQNTAISKYDAIIQEGANSRQLRPTLYDLLAHRALDWYKSGESNINNPANQFELADATAFAPATVFAKHTFTTTDSTSLQYKALLLLQELLRFHEKNKAALLDVDMERVGYMNQVGIMPDKEELYIKALEQQQQTYEGEAGVAGVMYLLAQSYWQQGVQQQENGTANTKSENWVARAKALCEQAIRKAPTSRGAVQCEELLTNIQYKQLALKTEQVNLPGTPFRTLVTYKNINKLYLRVIQIDEAFRSALRTAKNDYRDNRSSYWKLLRDRTPQKSWEQTLTDPKDYMSHRAEIKIDALPLGQYVILASVSPNFALENNPLAAQFVHVSAISYINKGNDYYALDRQTGKPLAGVTLKVWTSDDDYGKRTLLQTVVTNKQGGVSLLPVKRSVNARLEWINKEDVLYLDNYNYLYVNQEQPEPKAKPRTFLFTDRAIYRPGQTLYFKGIVIEKSGNNHAQQVRADYKTTLFLYDNNGTVVDSMKVQTNEYGAYSGKFVLPQGRMNGMFRLEDAAESGQGYFSVEEYKRPKFYVEFEPVKGTYRVGDSITVTGKALAYAGSNIDGAKVKYRVQRQARFPYFWLFRGKGMPYFSAREITQGEIKTDANGAFTVTFPALPDNKISADMKPVFTYTVYADVTDLNGENQSGTQNVSAGYQALQLTINLPERVQAKELDSLHIITQNLNGVFEPATVSMQVKPLQAPYRLIRARYWEEPDQFVMSQEEYVKAFPLDVYKNESDPEHWQRKAAVWQQSATTTESGNVAAGKQKLTPGMYELEVTTKDKFGETVQQKKVFELVDANAGKLSYPAYLWQYDEPKAYAPGDKINMMLGTTARELHVIQTIQQQDKKETVSFLDLSAAVKDIPYKVSETDRGGLSVNFVFVKDNRVYATQQQINVPWDNKTLDIKIAAHRDKLLPGEKEKWSLQIKGYKGTKVAAEMLGGMYDASLDAFRSHSWNLQGLYPSFYGNGNWEGHNNFYAADAEIRYNGKASSRTATPFSYDALNWFGWTGNGPVRIMLRGNRAPAGTDKNRMKEVEVVGYAVQKKSNITGSVTTIADEALVAAPAPQAATAEAKDAGSAGGAAPAMENIAPRKNFQETAFFFPDLRTDKDGNISFEFTVPEALTRWKFLSLAHTKDMSVGSTETSIVTQKPLMVLPNAPRFLREGDNMEFSAKITNLADSTLIGQARLELLDAATMQPVDGWFRNMFPVQHFTAQKGQSTSVSFPLQIPNDFQSALLYRIVAQAGNFSDGEENALPVLTNSMMVTETMPLAVRGDGTHTFKMEKLLHSDTSQTLRQHGVTVEFTSKPVWYAVQALPYLMEYPYQCAEQVFNRFYANTLAAHIVAVTPGIKAVFEKWKTTDTAALISNLAKNEELKSVLLQETPWVMAAKKESEQKQRLSLLFNLQRMQSEGKAAMQQLKDKQLPSGAFPWFTGMWEDRYITQYIVAGVGRLLQLNATDEVDMEMVDKAMAYLDTQLDKDYYNLLHRDKVDMKAQQISQIQIHYLYMRSLFKNRSIPQKIKPAYDYFMSQAARYWVTQDKYAQGMIALALYRAGDKITSAGILKSLKENAIQSPEMGMYWKSNTAGYFWYQAPIEIQSLMVEVFNTLSDDKDAVSDLKTWLLKNKQTNSWHTTKATADACYAMLLGSQQWLAAEPEVSITLGSETISSTTEKAEAGTGYFKKSFDAKAVKPAMGDIKVSMKKSEGQPAWGAVYWQYFEQLDKITAAKTPLVLEKQLFIERNTEKGPVLTKITDGNQLRVGDKVKVQIVLRSDRPMEYVHLKDMRAACFEPTNVISASKWQNGLSYYESTKDASTNFFFSYLPKGTYVFEYTLFVTHLGNFSNGISTVQCMYAPEFSAHSEGIRVKVTE; translated from the coding sequence ATGCGCTATTTTATAAGCATACTCACCCTTATTTTAATCATCAGCACAACATCTGTTATGGCTCAAAGCAAGTATGACGCACAATGGAAGAAAGTGGCTGCCCTGGAGGAGGAAGGCTTGCCCAAGTCGGCCCTGGAGATCGTAAATAGTATTTACACCAGCGCAGTAAAAGATAAACAGGCTGCCCAACAGCTCAAAGCACTGATTTATCAGCTAAAATACCGGGATGTTACTGAAGATAGCGCCACCCTGCAAAACCTGCAGGAGATGGATAAACAGATAAACATGGCAAGTGGCCCCTCTAAAGCCATTCTGCAAAGTATGAAGGCAGAGCTGATGCAACGTTATCTGAATGGCAACCGGTATAAATTGTATAACCGTACAGCAGTAGCAGATGATGCTGGTACAGATATTACCACCTGGAGCCTGCCTCGTTTGCAACAAGAGATCAGCACGGCATATGAAGCGTCGTTATCCAATGTAAGTGAATTGCAAAATACGGCCATCAGTAAGTATGATGCCATCATACAGGAAGGTGCCAACTCCCGGCAGTTAAGACCCACCTTGTATGATCTGCTGGCTCACCGGGCATTAGACTGGTACAAATCCGGTGAAAGCAATATTAATAACCCGGCCAATCAGTTTGAACTGGCGGATGCCACCGCGTTTGCACCGGCAACAGTTTTTGCGAAACATACTTTTACTACCACAGACTCCACCTCCCTGCAATACAAAGCGCTCCTCCTGCTCCAGGAATTACTGCGCTTTCATGAAAAGAATAAAGCCGCACTGCTCGATGTGGACATGGAGAGAGTGGGCTACATGAACCAGGTAGGCATCATGCCCGATAAAGAAGAGCTGTATATAAAGGCATTGGAACAGCAGCAGCAAACCTATGAGGGAGAAGCGGGAGTAGCCGGTGTGATGTACCTCCTGGCACAAAGCTACTGGCAGCAAGGTGTACAACAACAAGAAAACGGTACCGCCAATACTAAAAGTGAAAACTGGGTAGCCAGGGCAAAAGCACTGTGCGAACAGGCCATCAGGAAGGCGCCTACATCGCGGGGTGCAGTACAATGCGAAGAATTGCTGACCAATATCCAGTATAAACAGCTGGCACTGAAAACAGAACAGGTAAACCTGCCAGGGACGCCTTTCCGTACACTCGTTACCTACAAGAACATTAATAAACTGTATCTACGCGTAATACAGATCGATGAAGCATTCCGCAGTGCATTGCGTACGGCTAAAAATGATTATCGGGACAACCGGAGCAGTTACTGGAAACTATTGCGTGACCGTACACCACAAAAGTCCTGGGAGCAAACGCTTACTGATCCCAAAGACTATATGAGCCACCGGGCAGAGATTAAAATAGATGCGTTGCCGTTAGGGCAGTATGTTATCCTGGCCAGTGTATCACCCAATTTTGCTTTAGAAAACAATCCGCTGGCAGCACAGTTTGTACATGTGTCTGCCATCAGCTACATTAATAAAGGGAACGATTATTATGCGCTGGACCGGCAAACGGGTAAGCCATTAGCAGGTGTTACCTTAAAGGTATGGACCAGTGATGATGATTATGGCAAGCGTACGCTGCTGCAAACGGTGGTGACCAACAAACAAGGCGGCGTAAGTTTATTGCCGGTGAAACGTAGTGTGAATGCCCGGCTGGAATGGATCAACAAGGAAGACGTGCTGTACCTGGATAACTACAATTACCTGTATGTAAACCAGGAGCAGCCCGAACCAAAGGCTAAACCACGTACCTTCCTGTTTACAGACCGCGCTATTTACCGCCCTGGACAAACCCTCTACTTTAAAGGTATTGTAATTGAAAAATCAGGTAATAATCATGCGCAACAGGTAAGGGCTGATTATAAAACTACCTTGTTCTTATACGACAATAACGGTACCGTAGTGGACTCTATGAAAGTACAAACCAATGAATATGGTGCTTATTCAGGCAAGTTTGTATTACCACAGGGCCGTATGAACGGCATGTTCCGACTGGAAGATGCCGCAGAAAGCGGGCAAGGATATTTCTCTGTAGAAGAATACAAACGTCCGAAATTCTATGTGGAGTTTGAACCCGTAAAAGGCACTTACCGGGTAGGCGACAGCATCACTGTAACTGGTAAAGCACTGGCCTATGCCGGTAGTAATATAGATGGCGCTAAAGTAAAATACCGCGTACAGCGCCAGGCCCGTTTCCCTTATTTCTGGTTGTTCCGTGGTAAAGGAATGCCTTATTTTTCTGCACGTGAAATAACACAGGGAGAAATCAAAACAGATGCGAATGGTGCTTTCACTGTTACCTTTCCTGCATTGCCGGATAATAAGATAAGTGCTGATATGAAGCCGGTATTTACCTATACCGTATATGCAGATGTAACAGATCTGAACGGCGAAAATCAGAGTGGCACACAAAATGTATCTGCCGGCTATCAGGCCCTGCAGCTTACCATTAATCTCCCGGAAAGAGTGCAGGCCAAAGAACTGGATTCCCTGCACATTATTACACAAAATCTGAATGGTGTATTTGAACCTGCTACTGTAAGTATGCAGGTGAAACCATTGCAGGCTCCGTATCGTTTGATCCGCGCCCGTTATTGGGAAGAACCGGATCAGTTTGTTATGTCGCAGGAGGAATACGTAAAAGCATTCCCACTGGATGTTTATAAAAATGAAAGCGATCCGGAACACTGGCAGCGTAAAGCAGCTGTATGGCAGCAAAGTGCCACTACTACTGAAAGTGGTAATGTGGCTGCTGGTAAACAAAAACTGACACCGGGAATGTATGAACTGGAAGTAACTACCAAAGATAAATTTGGGGAAACGGTACAGCAGAAGAAGGTGTTTGAGCTGGTAGATGCCAATGCCGGTAAATTATCTTACCCTGCTTATCTATGGCAGTATGATGAACCCAAAGCATATGCGCCAGGCGATAAGATCAACATGATGCTGGGTACTACTGCCAGGGAGCTGCATGTGATACAAACCATCCAGCAGCAGGATAAAAAAGAAACCGTGTCTTTCCTGGATTTATCTGCTGCGGTAAAGGATATACCTTATAAGGTCAGCGAAACAGACCGCGGCGGATTGTCTGTAAACTTTGTTTTTGTGAAAGACAACCGCGTGTATGCCACACAACAGCAAATAAATGTGCCTTGGGATAACAAAACCCTGGATATTAAAATTGCTGCGCACCGGGATAAACTATTGCCCGGAGAAAAAGAGAAATGGTCTTTGCAGATCAAAGGATATAAAGGCACTAAAGTAGCTGCCGAAATGCTGGGAGGAATGTATGATGCTTCCCTGGATGCTTTCCGTTCTCATTCCTGGAATTTGCAGGGATTATATCCTTCTTTTTATGGCAATGGTAACTGGGAGGGGCATAACAATTTTTACGCAGCAGATGCAGAGATAAGATATAATGGAAAGGCCAGCAGCAGAACTGCTACCCCTTTTTCTTATGATGCGCTGAACTGGTTTGGCTGGACAGGCAACGGTCCGGTAAGGATTATGCTGAGAGGGAACAGAGCGCCTGCCGGTACAGACAAAAACAGGATGAAAGAAGTAGAGGTAGTGGGTTATGCGGTGCAGAAAAAGTCAAATATTACCGGATCTGTAACTACTATAGCTGATGAAGCATTGGTAGCCGCCCCTGCCCCACAGGCAGCTACAGCCGAAGCTAAAGATGCTGGTTCGGCAGGCGGAGCAGCACCAGCTATGGAAAACATTGCACCACGTAAAAACTTCCAGGAAACGGCATTCTTTTTCCCGGACCTGCGTACCGATAAAGACGGGAATATCTCTTTTGAGTTTACCGTACCGGAAGCACTTACCCGTTGGAAATTCCTGAGCCTGGCGCATACTAAAGATATGTCTGTAGGAAGTACGGAAACAAGTATTGTAACGCAAAAGCCATTGATGGTGCTGCCTAATGCTCCCCGCTTTTTGCGGGAAGGTGATAACATGGAGTTCAGTGCCAAGATCACCAACCTGGCAGACAGTACATTGATCGGACAGGCGCGCCTGGAGTTATTGGATGCAGCTACTATGCAGCCGGTAGATGGCTGGTTCCGCAATATGTTCCCGGTACAGCATTTTACCGCACAGAAAGGACAGAGCACTTCCGTGAGTTTCCCTTTGCAGATACCTAATGATTTCCAGAGTGCATTGTTGTACCGTATTGTGGCACAGGCGGGTAACTTCAGCGATGGAGAAGAAAATGCATTGCCGGTGCTCACCAATTCCATGATGGTGACAGAAACAATGCCACTGGCTGTACGGGGTGACGGTACACATACTTTTAAAATGGAGAAACTGTTGCACAGTGATACCTCCCAAACATTAAGGCAGCATGGGGTAACCGTAGAGTTTACCAGCAAACCCGTATGGTATGCCGTACAGGCATTACCTTACCTGATGGAGTATCCTTACCAGTGTGCCGAACAGGTATTTAACCGCTTTTATGCCAATACACTGGCTGCACATATCGTAGCCGTTACACCAGGCATTAAAGCGGTATTTGAGAAATGGAAAACAACAGATACTGCTGCACTGATCAGCAACCTGGCAAAGAATGAAGAATTGAAGTCCGTGTTACTGCAGGAAACCCCCTGGGTGATGGCCGCCAAAAAAGAGTCGGAGCAAAAGCAAAGGTTATCGTTATTATTTAACCTGCAACGTATGCAAAGTGAAGGCAAAGCAGCTATGCAGCAGTTGAAGGATAAACAATTACCTTCCGGCGCTTTCCCCTGGTTTACAGGCATGTGGGAAGACCGCTATATTACGCAGTATATCGTGGCAGGTGTAGGCCGTCTGCTGCAGCTGAACGCTACAGATGAGGTGGATATGGAGATGGTGGATAAAGCAATGGCTTACCTGGATACACAACTGGATAAAGATTATTATAATCTGCTGCACAGGGATAAAGTAGATATGAAAGCACAACAGATCAGCCAGATACAGATTCATTACCTGTATATGCGCAGTTTGTTTAAAAACAGGAGTATCCCGCAAAAGATAAAACCCGCCTACGACTATTTCATGTCGCAGGCTGCGAGATACTGGGTAACGCAGGATAAATATGCGCAGGGGATGATTGCACTTGCATTGTACCGTGCAGGCGACAAGATCACATCGGCTGGCATATTAAAGTCGCTCAAAGAAAATGCGATCCAATCACCGGAAATGGGGATGTATTGGAAAAGTAATACTGCCGGTTACTTCTGGTATCAGGCGCCTATAGAAATACAATCGCTGATGGTTGAAGTGTTTAACACACTCTCTGATGATAAGGATGCTGTGAGTGATCTGAAAACCTGGCTGCTGAAAAATAAACAAACCAATAGCTGGCATACTACCAAGGCCACTGCAGATGCCTGTTATGCGATGCTGTTAGGTAGCCAGCAATGGCTAGCCGCGGAGCCGGAAGTGAGTATTACATTAGGCAGTGAAACCATTAGCAGCACTACTGAAAAAGCCGAAGCCGGAACAGGGTATTTCAAGAAAAGTTTTGATGCAAAGGCTGTGAAGCCAGCAATGGGAGATATAAAAGTGAGCATGAAAAAGAGTGAGGGACAGCCGGCATGGGGCGCAGTATACTGGCAATATTTTGAGCAGCTGGATAAAATCACCGCTGCCAAAACACCATTGGTGCTGGAGAAACAATTATTCATAGAAAGGAATACAGAGAAGGGGCCGGTACTGACAAAAATTACAGATGGTAATCAGCTGAGAGTAGGAGATAAGGTGAAAGTACAGATCGTATTAAGATCAGACAGGCCGATGGAATATGTACATCTGAAGGATATGCGGGCGGCCTGCTTTGAGCCTACCAATGTAATCAGCGCCAGCAAGTGGCAGAATGGATTAAGTTATTATGAAAGCACAAAAGATGCTTCTACTAATTTCTTCTTCAGTTATCTGCCTAAAGGTACTTACGTATTTGAATATACGTTGTTCGTAACCCATCTGGGTAATTTCTCTAATGGCATCAGCACGGTACAATGTATGTATGCACCGGAATTCAGTGCCCATAGCGAAGGCATCCGGGTGAAGGTGACAGAATAA
- the map gene encoding type I methionyl aminopeptidase has translation MSIASNDDLTGMMQASEAVGKTLKAMREYAKPGMSTLELDEFGAAILDAFGARPAPKISYGFPGCACISVNHAVAHGIPAAHIILQEGDLVNIDVSAELNGFFADNGGSFVLGQDFQHLNPLVESSKNALRKALQQIRHGVKIAEVGRTIAKSAQKDGFTVIKNLLGHGIGRSLHEPPHGIPCFYDRFNRGKFQKNAVVAVETFISTRANYAIDTGDGWTLSTADGSFVAQHEHTIVVTDKEPIILTASNGIWD, from the coding sequence CAGCGAAGCCGTAGGAAAAACCCTCAAAGCCATGCGGGAATATGCAAAACCCGGCATGAGTACCCTGGAACTGGACGAATTTGGTGCAGCCATACTGGATGCTTTTGGCGCCCGTCCTGCCCCAAAGATCAGTTACGGTTTTCCGGGATGTGCCTGTATCAGCGTAAATCATGCCGTAGCGCATGGTATCCCCGCTGCCCATATCATTTTGCAGGAAGGTGACCTGGTCAATATTGATGTTTCTGCTGAACTGAATGGCTTTTTTGCCGACAATGGCGGATCATTTGTACTGGGACAGGATTTTCAACACCTGAACCCTTTGGTAGAAAGCTCCAAAAATGCCTTGCGTAAAGCGCTGCAACAAATACGGCATGGGGTAAAGATTGCAGAAGTAGGCCGTACCATTGCCAAATCCGCCCAGAAAGATGGCTTTACCGTAATAAAAAACCTGCTGGGGCATGGCATAGGCAGAAGCCTGCACGAACCGCCGCATGGGATTCCCTGTTTTTATGACCGGTTTAACCGGGGCAAGTTCCAGAAAAATGCCGTAGTGGCCGTGGAAACATTTATCTCCACCAGGGCTAACTATGCGATTGATACCGGTGATGGCTGGACACTCTCTACTGCAGATGGCAGCTTTGTAGCACAACATGAACATACCATTGTAGTAACTGATAAGGAACCGATCATATTAACCGCATCCAATGGGATATGGGACTAG
- a CDS encoding NAD(P)/FAD-dependent oxidoreductase produces MEQRKVDYLLVGQGIAGTMLSFFLQQAGKTVLVMDEGKANSASRVAAGIINPVSGRRFEPAWMYDTIYPFAKATYHQMGALLGEDVFTERDIWMVFPSEQMQQAFKTKTAGVHPSPYTTDPQEDRFAGWLQQPHGAAIVKGATLQLRTLLPAYRQYLLATRSLLEQRLDYRLLEVTDNGVTYQGVKADKIIFCDGVATTNNPWFEKLTFLPNKGEVLLVKIPGLITADIIKKGITLVPQEPEIFWAGSSFVWDYADDHPTAAQGAKLEESLRQLLMVPYEILDQLAAVRPSGNDRRPMIGMHPQQTAIGIFNGLGTKGCSLAPFMAHHFVQHLVGHSPLMPEVDIKRYFK; encoded by the coding sequence ATGGAACAGCGAAAAGTAGATTATCTTTTGGTAGGGCAGGGGATCGCAGGAACGATGCTAAGTTTTTTTCTACAGCAGGCAGGTAAAACAGTGCTGGTGATGGATGAAGGGAAAGCGAACAGTGCTTCCAGGGTGGCAGCGGGAATTATTAATCCTGTATCCGGGCGCCGGTTTGAGCCAGCGTGGATGTATGATACGATCTATCCGTTTGCCAAAGCTACGTATCACCAGATGGGGGCTTTACTGGGGGAGGATGTTTTTACGGAAAGGGATATCTGGATGGTATTTCCTTCGGAGCAGATGCAGCAAGCCTTTAAAACTAAAACGGCCGGAGTGCATCCCAGTCCTTATACAACAGATCCGCAGGAAGACCGGTTTGCCGGTTGGCTGCAACAGCCACATGGTGCTGCCATTGTAAAAGGTGCTACGTTGCAGTTGCGTACACTGCTACCTGCTTACCGCCAGTATCTGCTGGCCACCAGATCATTACTGGAGCAAAGGCTGGATTACCGGCTTTTAGAGGTGACAGATAATGGGGTAACTTACCAAGGCGTGAAAGCTGATAAAATTATCTTTTGTGACGGCGTGGCTACCACCAATAATCCCTGGTTTGAAAAGCTGACTTTCCTGCCCAATAAAGGAGAAGTATTGTTGGTAAAGATACCTGGGTTAATTACAGCTGATATCATCAAAAAAGGAATTACCCTGGTGCCCCAGGAGCCGGAAATATTCTGGGCCGGATCGTCTTTTGTATGGGATTATGCAGATGATCATCCCACGGCAGCGCAGGGAGCCAAACTGGAGGAGAGCCTCCGGCAGTTACTGATGGTTCCGTATGAGATATTAGATCAGCTGGCAGCAGTACGGCCTTCCGGAAATGACCGCCGCCCCATGATAGGGATGCATCCTCAGCAGACAGCTATTGGTATATTCAATGGGTTGGGCACCAAAGGGTGCTCACTGGCGCCCTTTATGGCACATCATTTTGTGCAGCACCTGGTAGGGCATAGCCCGTTGATGCCGGAAGTAGATATTAAGCGGTATTTTAAATAA
- the aspS gene encoding aspartate--tRNA ligase: MYRTHTCGELRMEQVGQHVSLAGWIQTVRKFGSITFVDLRDRYGITQLLFGEALNPQLDEQPLGREFVLQVSGTVAERSSKNNNIPTGSIEIAVSAFKILNGAKTPPFTIQDDTDGGDELRMKYRFLDLRRNVVKQNLELRYRVNRSARNFLDTRGFMDIETPFLIKSTPEGARDFVVPSRMNPNQFYALPQSPQTFKQLLMVSGYDRYYQVVKCFRDEDLRADRQPEFTQIDCEMSFVDQEDILATFEDMLKHVFQEIKGITFQEAFPRMTWDDAMEYYGNDKPDIRFEMKLSNLTELVKGQGFKVFDEAELVVGICAKGCSEYTRKQLDELTEWVKRPQIGMNGLIYVKYNADGTLKSSVDKFFDETKLAGWAQQCQAQPGDLILVLAGREERTRKAMSELRLEMGERLGLRNKDEFKPLWVIDFPLFEFVEDENRWVARHHPFTSPKPEHISWMDDLSKYGSIKANAYDIVLNGTEIGGGSIRIFQRDLQEKMFAALGMTKEEAWHKFGFLLGAFEYGAPPHGGIALGFDRLCALLGGSESIRDFIAFPKNNSGRDVMLDAPAEIDQIQLNELKIALVK; this comes from the coding sequence ATGTATAGGACGCACACTTGTGGTGAACTAAGAATGGAACAGGTGGGCCAGCACGTATCATTGGCTGGTTGGATACAAACAGTGAGGAAATTTGGCAGCATCACTTTTGTGGATCTGCGTGACCGGTATGGCATTACACAGCTGCTTTTTGGCGAGGCACTTAATCCGCAACTGGATGAACAGCCCCTGGGCCGTGAATTTGTATTGCAGGTAAGCGGTACGGTAGCCGAAAGGTCCAGCAAAAACAACAACATTCCTACAGGAAGCATAGAGATCGCTGTATCGGCGTTTAAGATCCTGAACGGCGCTAAAACGCCTCCTTTTACCATCCAGGATGATACGGATGGCGGAGATGAGTTGCGGATGAAGTACCGTTTCCTGGATTTGCGCCGCAATGTGGTAAAGCAAAACTTGGAATTGCGCTACCGGGTGAACCGGTCGGCCCGTAACTTTCTGGATACCAGGGGATTTATGGATATTGAAACCCCCTTTCTGATCAAATCCACACCGGAAGGCGCCCGTGATTTTGTGGTACCCAGCCGTATGAACCCGAACCAGTTCTACGCATTGCCACAATCTCCGCAAACATTTAAACAATTGTTGATGGTAAGTGGTTATGACCGGTATTACCAGGTGGTGAAATGTTTCCGGGATGAAGACCTCCGGGCAGATCGCCAGCCGGAATTTACCCAGATTGACTGTGAGATGAGTTTTGTAGACCAGGAGGATATTCTGGCAACATTTGAAGATATGTTAAAGCATGTTTTCCAGGAAATTAAAGGGATCACCTTCCAGGAGGCTTTTCCCCGGATGACCTGGGATGATGCGATGGAATATTATGGGAATGACAAACCGGATATCAGGTTTGAGATGAAGTTGTCTAATCTGACCGAACTGGTTAAAGGCCAGGGCTTTAAGGTGTTTGATGAGGCGGAATTAGTAGTAGGCATCTGTGCAAAAGGTTGCAGTGAATATACCCGTAAGCAATTGGATGAGCTGACAGAATGGGTAAAACGTCCGCAGATAGGCATGAACGGGCTGATATATGTAAAATATAATGCAGACGGTACGCTGAAGAGTTCTGTGGATAAGTTTTTTGACGAAACCAAGCTGGCAGGTTGGGCGCAGCAATGTCAGGCACAACCCGGAGATCTTATCCTGGTGCTGGCTGGCAGGGAAGAGCGGACCCGGAAAGCGATGAGTGAGCTGAGACTGGAGATGGGGGAAAGGCTGGGATTGCGCAATAAAGATGAATTTAAGCCGTTGTGGGTAATAGATTTCCCCTTGTTTGAATTTGTAGAGGATGAAAACCGTTGGGTGGCACGCCATCATCCGTTCACCTCTCCCAAGCCGGAGCATATCAGCTGGATGGATGATTTATCAAAATACGGCAGTATTAAGGCAAATGCCTACGATATAGTATTAAACGGTACGGAAATAGGCGGAGGGTCTATCCGTATTTTCCAGAGGGATTTGCAGGAAAAGATGTTTGCGGCATTAGGAATGACCAAAGAAGAGGCCTGGCATAAGTTTGGCTTTCTTTTAGGAGCTTTTGAATATGGGGCTCCTCCGCATGGTGGTATTGCGCTGGGATTTGACCGTTTATGCGCCCTGTTGGGTGGCAGTGAAAGTATCCGGGACTTTATCGCGTTCCCGAAAAACAACTCAGGACGTGATGTGATGCTGGATGCGCCTGCAGAAATAGACCAGATACAGCTGAATGAACTGAAAATTGCGCTTGTGAAATAA